One Etheostoma cragini isolate CJK2018 chromosome 19, CSU_Ecrag_1.0, whole genome shotgun sequence DNA segment encodes these proteins:
- the gmpr2 gene encoding GMP reductase 2, which produces MPRIENDIKLDFKDVLLRPKRSTLKSRSEVDLMRSYTFRNSKGSYRGIPIVAANMDTVGTFEMALALHQFTLFTTIHKHYSVDDWVEFAKQNPECLKSVAVSTGTGEGDFDRISAILAAVPKLQFICVDVANGYSEHFVHFVKDVREKFPSHTIMAGNVVTGEMVEELILAGADIIKVGIGPGSVCTTRMKTGVGYPQLSAVIECADAAHGLGGHIISDGGCTCPGDVSKAFGAGADFVMLGGMLAGHSESGGEIIEKNGKKYKLFYGMSSDTAMKKHAGGVAEYRASEGKTVEVVYKGPVDVTIRDVLGGVRSTCTYVGAGKLKELSRRTTFIRVTQQLNTVFGNDS; this is translated from the exons ATGCCTCGCATCGAGAATGACATCAAGCTGGACTTCAAGGATGTGCTCCTCCGTCCAAAGCGGAGCACACTTAAGTCAAGGAGCGAG GTAGACCTAATGAGGAGCTACACTTTCAGGAACTCTAAGGGCAGCTACAGAGGGATCCCCATTGTTGCTGCAAACATGGACACCGTGGGGACCTTTGAGATGGCCCTGGCTTTGCACCAG TTCACACTTTTCACCACGATTCACAAACATTACTCCGTGGACGACTGGGTGGAGTTTGCAAAACAGAATCCTGAATGCCTGAAG AGTGTAGCAGTTAGCACGGGTACCGGGGAAGGGGACTTTGACAGGATTTCAGCCATCTTGGCGGCGGTGCCAAAGCTGCAGTTTATCTGTGTTGACGTGGCCAACGGCTACTCCGAACACTTTGTTCACTTTGTCAAAGACGTCAGGGAGAAGTTCCCCTCTCACACTATAATG GCAGGAAATGTGGTGACAGGAGAGATGGTAGAGGAGCTAATCCTGGCTGGAGCTGACATCATCAAAGTAGGCATTGGACCAG GCTCTGTGTGTACCACCCGCATGAAGACGGGGGTGGGCTACCCCCAGCTCAGCGCTGTGATCGAGTGTGCAGATGCTGCCCATGGCTTGGGTGGCCACATCATCTCT GATGGGGGATGTACTTGCCCAGGAGATGTGTCAAAGGCTTTTG GTGCTGGAGCGGACTTTGTGATGCTGGGCGGTATGCTTGCTGGACACTCAGAAAGCGGGGGagaaattattgaaaaaaatggcaAGAAATACAAGCTGTTCTATGGAATGAGCTCCGACACGGCGATGAAGAAACACGCAGGAGGCGTGGCTGAGTACAG AGCGTCGGAGGGGAAGACAGTCGAAGTTGTTTACAAAGGTCCGGTGGACGTGACAATACGAGACGTCCTGGGCGGGGTCCGATCCACCTGCACCTATGTTGGGGCAGGGAAACTGAAAGAGCTGAGCCGCAGGACCACCTTCATCAGGGTCACCCAACAACTCAACACTGTCTTCGGCAACGACAGCTGA
- the cideb gene encoding cell death activator CIDE-B, with product MSMDTTSSFIKSVTKRVWSPPQRPFRVCCHNRETRKGITAGTLEELRERVCQALLLSLSGESLSLVCEEDGTEVDSDEFLMTLPDNTILMALEPGTTWRPQPGAVVYKSQDHDKPRTGKDIARVTFDLYRMSPKDVFGSLSVKATFQGLYSVSANFQCLGPKKVLREALRVASTLLHAAGHLLIASASMIRRVIEGAELWQPQRTEYTASWN from the exons ATGAGCATGGACACAACATCTTCATTTATCAA ATCTGTGACCAAGCGAGTGTGGTCTCCACCACAGCGTCCCTTCAGAGTGTGCTGTCACAACAGGGAGACCAGGAAGGGCATCACAGCCGGGACCCTGGAGGAGCTGAGAGAGCGG GTATGCCAGGCTTTGCTGCTGTCCCTGTCTGGAGAGTCTCTGTCTCTGGTTTGTGAGGAGGACGGTACAGAGGTAGACTCCGATGAGTTCCTCATGACCCTGCCTGACAACACCATTCTCATGGCTCTGGAGCCTGGAACGACATGGAGACCCCAACCG GGTGCAGTTGTGTACAAATCTCAGGACCACGACAAGCCTCGGACCGGAAAAGACATAGCTCGAGTCACCTTTGACCTGTACAGGATGAGCCCAAAGGACGTCTTTGGCTCCCTGAGTGTGAAGGCCACATTTCAAGGCCTGTACTCTGTGAGCGCTAACTTTCAGTGTCTGGGGCCCAAGAAAGTCCTCAG agaaGCCCTGCGTGTAGCCTCCACCCTCCTGCACGCCGCTGGCCACCTGCTTATTGCTTCTGCCTCCATGATCCGCCGCGTTATCGAAGGTGCTGAGCTTTGGCAgccacagaggacagagtacaCAGCCAGCTGGAACTGA
- the LOC117934980 gene encoding adenosine receptor A3-like, producing the protein MAVEVVICTLVEVLIAVGCCLGNVLVILAVWTSKSIQQPTFCLVVSLAVADFMVGCVSIPLAVVIDGHMKTSYYGCLFVSCVTILFTLVSALSLATIAVDRFLRVYVPLRYKRTVTQRRCWLVVTVCWLVAIPPSFAPMLGWCNHETWSKSVNSTVVCRFIDVIPMSYLVYFRFFLGYLIPLLVMTVLYGYIFWTIRGKLQEKPGNGAQTRSQIHLKKEKQMARYMLLVLALFALSWLPLHIMNCMLHFGGPDSIPVKAFHVGILFSHANSAVNPFVYAFKIQNIKITYLKLWRRYIARGEELQGCQRPQSIKNNLNRVANDE; encoded by the exons ATGGCTGTGGAAGTAGTCATCTGCACATTGGTTGAGGTGCTTATTGCTGTTGGCTGCTGTCTTGGTAACGTATTGGTTATTTTGGCAGTGTGGACCAGTAAAAGCATTCAACAGCCCACCTTCTGCCTTGTTGTCAGTCTGGCCGTGGCTGACTTTATGGTTGGCTGTGTGAGCATACCGCTGGCTGTGGTAATTGACGGACACATGAAGACTTCTTACTACGGCTGTCTTTTCGTCAGCTGTGTAACCATCCTGTTTACCCTAGTCTCAGCTTTGTCTCTCGCAACTATTGCTGTGGACCGCTTCCTCCGGGTGTATGTCCCCCTCAG gTACAAAAGGACTGTGACACAGAGACGTTGCTGGCTTGTTGTAACAGTATGTTGGCTTGTTGCAATACCACCGAGTTTTGCTCCCATGCTTGGATGGTGTAACCATGAAACCTGGTCTAAGTCCGTTAACTCTACTGTTGTTTGCAGGTTTATAGATGTGATCCCCATGTCATACCTGGTTTACTTTAGATTCTTTCTTGGCTACCTGATACCTCTGTTGGTGATGACTGTATTGTACGGCTACATTTTCTGGACAATCCGAGGAAAACTTCAAGAGAAACCAGGCAACGGTGCCCAAACACGGTCTCAGATCCacctaaagaaagaaaaacagatggCTAGATACATGCTTTTGGTCTTGGCTCTGTTTGCCCTGTCCTGGCTCCCACTACACATCATGAACTGCATGTTACACTTTGGTGGGCCAGATTCTATACCAGTAAAGGCTTTCCACGTTGGCATCCTGTTTTCTCACGCAAACTCAGCTGTAAACCCATTTGTGTATGcgttcaaaatacaaaatatcaaGATAACCTACCTGAAGCTATGGAGACGATATATTGCACGTGGAGAAGAACTTCAAGGATGTCAGAGACCCCAGTCGATTAAAAACAATCTCAACAGGGTGGCCAACGATGAGTGA
- the nedd8 gene encoding NEDD8 — MLIKVKTLTGKEIEIDIEPTDKVERIKERVEEKEGIPPQQQRLIYSGKQMNDEKTAADYKIQGGSVLHLVLALRGGQVL; from the exons ATGCTGATTAAAGTGAAG acACTCACAGGAAAAGAGATAGAAATTGACATAGAACCCACAGATAAG GTGGAGCGTATTAAAGAAAGGGtagaagagaaagaagggatCCCTCCGCAGCAGCAGAGGCTGATCTACAGTGGTAAACAAAT GAACGATGAGAAAACAGCGGCAGACTATAAAATCCAGGGAGGCTCTGTTCTCCATTTGGTTCTTGCTCTGCGAGGAGGGCAGGTGCTGTGA
- the homezb gene encoding homeobox and leucine zipper encoding b: MPQIKTMRQKAGIPWLVKETPNAPGKSSSEMNVAPMAFNLNQSSAVCLPLVTDGQRLIWVHSSEINLQLDGAAELNKAFDRFPYLTEKMTAALAQRCSLHPDQVRVWFMVQRLHYGISWDYKDIPKVKRKILSSRGRAQEKLQNSMGKEVKEDKGENKICKREVKEPGGKKAGEVREEQSASEGRMMGENVRDNERLERKAKQVKPMKKENRKVREDIGNTQKKRKRRTVTDTMGKKRMTQWEEGVVERAVEEEIRSDEDEREWQIIAPPETTLFTRKKKKSKAKKRLLSVQEWPPLKSVVVQDKPLDASPLLSPSSQTQAFDMPLLTDNQTELLVRGDAVPPSTSNIHLIPVKSDVEGETERQTNAAETSIPNDAGPDVGKLKEFMEVLNNLVVAEGPSNIAQLVDCHEIDPYRLATRLRSHKKTQTQMAMMKVAFLHCQYPEKDEYSRLANAIDIPRYRLTQWFSDMRYYIKKGRPRWMNKEQHSQALDNIWHRQCLNALLKTQSQMAGSVCSYKATCEMKLDTSGSVPVLPE, encoded by the coding sequence ATGCCACAGATAAAAACGATGAGGCAAAAAGCTGGAATCCCCTGGCTTGTAAAAGAAACACCCAACGCTCCTGGTAAATCTTCATCAGAAATGAACGTTGCCCCGATGGCTTTCAATTTGAACCAGAGCAGTGCGGTGTGTCTCCCCCTGGTCACTGACGGTCAGAGGCTTATATGGGTGCACTCAAGCGAGATCAACCTACAGCTGGACGGTGCAGCAGAGCTAAACAAAGCCTTTGACCGATTTCCATACCTGACGGAGAAAATGACAGCTGCACTGGCGCAGCGCTGCTCCCTGCACCCAGACCAGGTGAGGGTTTGGTTCATGGTACAAAGGCTCCATTATGGCATCAGCTGGGACTATAAAGACATACCCAAGGTTAAGAGGAAGATCCTGTCAAGTCGGGGAAGGGCACAGGAAAAGCTGCAAAACAGCATGGGGAAGGAGGTAAAAGAGGATAAAGGAGAGAATAAGATATGCAAAAGAGAGGTAAAAGAGCCAGGTGGGAAGAAGGCAGGTGAGGTTAGGGAGGAACAGAGTGCAAGTGAGGGAAGGATGATGGGAGAAAATGTGAGGGATAATGAGCGATTGGAGAGGAAAGCAAAGCAGGTGAAACCAATGAAGAAAGAGAATAGAAAAGTAAGAGAAGACATAGGGAATActcagaagaagaggaaaaggaggacaGTGACAGACACAATGGGAAAGAAGAGAATGACGCAATGGGAAGAGGGTGTTGTGGAGAGAGCAGTGGAAGAAGAAATACGAAGTGATGAAGATGAGAGGGAGTGGCAAATAATCGCTCCACCCGAGACAACACTTTTcaccagaaagaaaaagaagtcaaaagcaaagaaaagattACTGTCAGTCCAAGAGTGGCCTCCCCTAAAGAGCGTTGTTGTGCAAGATAAGCCGCTGGATGCAAGTCCTCTGCTCAGTCCTTCTTCTCAAACTCAGGCCTTTGACATGCCTCTTCTCACTGATAACCAGACAGAACTGCTGGTAAGAGGTGACGCTGTTCCCCCGTCCACCTCAAATATTCACTTGATCCCTGTGAAAAGCGACGTTGAGGGTGAAACAGAAAGGCAGACAAATGCAGCAGAGACATCCATCCCCAATGATGCCGGCCCTGATGTTGGCAAACTGAAGGAGTTCATGGAAGTACTCAACAATCTCGTTGTTGCAGAGGGTCCATCCAACATCGCCCAATTGGTGGATTGTCATGAGATAGACCCATACAGACTTGCCACTCGGCTCCGCAGCCATAAAAAGACGCAAACCCAGATGGCGATGATGAAGGTGGCTTTCTTGCACTGCCAGTATCCAGAAAAAGATGAATATAGCCGACTGGCCAACGCAATTGACATTCCCCGCTACAGGTTGACTCAGTGGTTCAGTGACATGCGCTATTACATCAAGAAAGGAAGGCCACGCTGGATGAATAAGGAGCAGCACAGCCAGGCACTAGACAACATCTGGCACCGGCAGTGCCTGAATGCACTATTAAAGACACAGTCACAAATGGCGGGCAGTGTGTGCAGCTATAAAGCAACCTGTGAGATGAAGCTTGACACGAGTGGAAGCGTGCCGGTGCTCCCAGAGTAG